A stretch of Nitrospirota bacterium DNA encodes these proteins:
- a CDS encoding arsenite methyltransferase — translation MNSQEIKEFVKAEYGQAALQAKRGGSSCCGSVSERAAPITSNLYEVTDTEALPAEAVLASLGCGNPTALAELKPGETVLDLGSGGGIDVLLSARRIGPTGKVYGLDMTDEMLALARENQQKSGVQNVEFLKGEIEDIPLANQLVDVIISNCVINLSSDKDRVLAEAFRVLKPGGRLAVSDVVVRGDVPAEIRHSVELWMGCVAGALEESAYRDKLVKAGFHDIEIVPTRIYRAEDAKDFLAGAGLNVEVLAPQMDGKFMSAFIRARKPLESELRPT, via the coding sequence ATGAATAGCCAAGAGATCAAGGAATTTGTGAAGGCCGAGTACGGGCAGGCGGCGTTGCAGGCGAAACGAGGCGGCAGTTCCTGCTGTGGATCGGTTTCGGAACGAGCCGCCCCCATCACCTCCAATCTCTACGAGGTGACGGACACAGAGGCGTTACCGGCGGAGGCCGTCTTGGCGTCGCTAGGGTGCGGGAACCCCACAGCGCTGGCCGAACTCAAGCCTGGCGAGACGGTCTTAGATCTGGGGTCAGGCGGTGGAATCGATGTCTTGTTGTCGGCCCGTCGGATTGGACCGACCGGTAAGGTGTATGGACTGGATATGACGGACGAGATGCTCGCCTTGGCGCGGGAGAACCAGCAGAAATCTGGCGTGCAAAATGTGGAGTTCCTCAAGGGTGAGATCGAGGACATTCCACTGGCGAATCAACTCGTCGACGTGATCATCTCGAACTGTGTCATCAATCTCTCGTCCGACAAAGATCGCGTGCTGGCCGAGGCGTTCCGGGTCCTGAAGCCTGGCGGTCGGCTTGCCGTCTCCGATGTGGTCGTGCGTGGCGACGTCCCGGCGGAGATTCGCCACAGCGTCGAACTGTGGATGGGCTGTGTCGCGGGTGCCTTGGAAGAGTCCGCCTACCGGGACAAATTAGTGAAGGCGGGGTTCCACGATATCGAGATCGTTCCCACACGCATCTATCGCGCCGAGGATGCCAAAGACTTCTTAGCCGGCGCGGGACTCAATGTGGAGGTTCTGGCGCCGCAGATGGATGGTAAGTTCATGAGCGCATTCATCCGCGCAAGGAAACCGCTGGAATCTGAACTGAGACCGACCTAG
- a CDS encoding metalloregulator ArsR/SmtB family transcription factor: MTTTIKRRDTGLSLFHALSDDTRLEIMERLKDGERCVCDLTDALKTGQSRLSFHLKVLKNAGLITDRPEGRWMYYALNRAALEELDAVVQSLQGSRPGVGSSSRCR, from the coding sequence ATGACGACGACGATCAAGCGGCGAGACACAGGCCTGAGTCTTTTTCATGCCTTGTCAGACGACACGCGACTGGAGATCATGGAGCGCCTAAAAGACGGTGAGCGATGTGTGTGCGACCTCACCGATGCACTCAAGACGGGGCAGTCGCGTCTGTCCTTTCATCTGAAAGTGCTCAAGAATGCGGGACTGATCACGGATCGTCCAGAGGGCCGATGGATGTATTATGCTTTGAATAGAGCAGCCCTGGAGGAATTGGACGCGGTGGTCCAATCGTTACAGGGCTCGCGCCCAGGGGTGGGCTCCTCGTCCCGGTGTCGTTAG
- a CDS encoding pyruvate synthase, translated as MNQTNQMMTGNLAAAWGARLADVDYVPAFPITPQTEIVETLSKWCGTGALNARFVTMDSEHSMMTAAGAAAATGARVFTATSSQGLLHAFEVLYTVAGWRVPLVLVNVSRALASPITLEPDHNDVLAARDSGFLQIHAETCQEIVDSILMAYRIAEDPRVCLPVMVNLDGFYLSFTREPVILPDPRMVQAFLPAYRPTHLGFKASSPRALGTAVLGGATYSYFRHQNHLASMNALLVHEEAAVDFERLCGRRYDLVEGYRLDDAEDVLIMTNAFASKGKAAVDVARAEGKRVGLLRLRVIRPWPADAIRHALQGRRAVAVLDQNLSPGQGGILFQEIAASLYHEALRPRALCSFIGGLGGKNLSEGEFRAIFEQTAEAGVRGKGIGPVLLYTEMEYREMEQLQYLAHDLKTGK; from the coding sequence ATGAACCAGACAAACCAGATGATGACCGGAAATCTCGCGGCAGCCTGGGGTGCACGTCTCGCCGATGTGGACTATGTGCCGGCATTTCCGATCACCCCGCAGACAGAAATTGTCGAGACCTTATCGAAATGGTGCGGCACCGGGGCCTTGAATGCCCGCTTCGTCACCATGGACTCGGAGCACTCGATGATGACTGCGGCGGGAGCCGCTGCTGCAACCGGTGCCCGCGTGTTCACGGCGACGTCGAGTCAAGGGCTCCTCCACGCGTTTGAAGTGTTGTACACCGTCGCGGGGTGGCGGGTACCCTTGGTGCTGGTGAATGTCTCGCGGGCCTTGGCCTCTCCCATCACGCTGGAGCCGGATCATAACGATGTGCTGGCGGCGCGCGATTCCGGGTTCTTGCAGATTCATGCGGAGACCTGTCAGGAGATCGTCGACTCGATCCTCATGGCCTATCGCATTGCAGAGGATCCGCGTGTCTGTCTCCCGGTCATGGTCAACCTCGACGGGTTCTATTTGTCATTCACCCGTGAGCCGGTGATCTTGCCTGATCCTCGCATGGTGCAGGCCTTCCTGCCGGCATATCGACCGACCCATTTGGGATTCAAAGCTTCGTCGCCACGCGCACTGGGGACAGCCGTGTTAGGTGGCGCCACCTACAGCTACTTCCGGCATCAGAACCATCTCGCGTCGATGAATGCGCTGCTCGTACATGAGGAAGCTGCCGTGGATTTCGAACGGCTCTGTGGCCGCCGCTACGATCTGGTCGAGGGGTACCGACTCGACGATGCGGAGGATGTGTTGATCATGACCAACGCCTTTGCGAGCAAAGGCAAGGCGGCGGTCGATGTTGCGAGGGCAGAGGGCAAGCGAGTGGGTCTGCTGCGGCTGCGCGTGATCCGCCCATGGCCGGCTGACGCGATTCGTCACGCATTGCAAGGGCGTCGGGCAGTGGCAGTCCTGGATCAGAATCTGTCCCCCGGGCAGGGCGGCATTCTCTTTCAGGAGATTGCGGCCTCTCTGTATCACGAGGCGCTGCGGCCGCGGGCGCTCTGTTCGTTCATCGGAGGCCTGGGAGGAAAAAATCTGTCGGAGGGCGAGTTCCGGGCGATCTTCGAGCAGACAGCCGAAGCAGGAGTCCGCGGCAAAGGGATCGGGCCGGTGCTGCTCTATACCGAAATGGAATATCGTGAGATGGAGCAGCTGCAATATCTGGCGCACGATCTTAAGACAGGCAAGTGA
- the arsA gene encoding arsenical pump-driving ATPase — MRFLENPPTFLFFTGKGGVGKTSLSCATAIHLARQGKKVLLVSTDPASNVGQVFSQTIGNHITAIHAVPGLSALEIDPQLAAQQYRERIVGPVRGQLPDSVVKSIEEQLSGACTTEIAAFDEFTALLTDAVLIAGYDHIIFDTAPTGHTIRLLQLPGAWSGFIETNPGGASCLGPLSGLEKQRQRYADAVKALSDPGRTRLILVARAQKGTLDEVARTHQELAAIGLSRQHLVINGVLPEREAAHDALAAAIRRHEQEALAAMPALLRSLPIDYLPLKAVNLVGVEALSNLFSDRDEVAPVTAGTFADFIDLPRLSTLVDEIAKTGHGLVMMMGKGGVGKTTLAAAVAVALAQRGLPVHLTTSDPAAHLTDTLSGTMANLDVSRIDPQAEITRYRQHVLDTKGQDLDAEGRAMLEEDLRSPCTEEIAVFQAFSRIIREAGKKFVVMDTAPTGHTLLLLDATGAYHRDATRHIDSHLHHTTPMMRLQDPARTKVMIVTLAETTPVLEAAHLQEELRRAGIEPWAWLINNSLSAAPTSSPLLKQRASFELAQIEAVRTRYATHIALVPMQAEEPIGIERLLNLVEPQRAPDLAIATRTA, encoded by the coding sequence ATGCGGTTTCTAGAGAACCCACCCACGTTTCTATTTTTTACCGGCAAAGGTGGCGTCGGCAAAACGTCGCTGTCCTGCGCCACCGCGATCCATCTGGCTCGGCAGGGCAAGAAGGTCCTCCTGGTCAGTACCGATCCTGCGTCCAACGTCGGCCAGGTGTTCAGCCAGACGATCGGCAACCACATCACCGCCATTCATGCCGTACCAGGACTCTCCGCCCTGGAGATCGACCCGCAACTGGCGGCGCAGCAGTACCGCGAACGTATCGTCGGCCCGGTGCGCGGACAGCTGCCGGATTCCGTGGTGAAGAGCATTGAAGAACAACTCTCCGGAGCCTGTACCACCGAAATCGCTGCCTTTGATGAATTCACCGCGTTACTCACCGATGCGGTGTTGATTGCCGGCTATGATCACATCATCTTCGACACCGCACCGACCGGCCATACCATCCGTCTGCTGCAACTACCTGGCGCATGGAGCGGCTTTATTGAAACGAATCCGGGAGGCGCCTCTTGTCTCGGCCCATTGTCGGGTCTGGAAAAACAACGACAGCGGTACGCGGACGCAGTCAAGGCGCTGTCCGATCCCGGCCGTACCCGTCTGATCCTGGTGGCTCGCGCACAGAAAGGCACGTTGGATGAGGTCGCGCGCACGCATCAGGAACTGGCCGCCATCGGCCTGTCCAGGCAACATCTCGTCATCAACGGAGTCTTGCCGGAGCGCGAAGCGGCACACGATGCGCTGGCTGCCGCCATCCGTCGCCATGAGCAGGAGGCGCTCGCCGCGATGCCTGCCCTGTTGCGCTCCTTGCCCATCGATTACCTGCCGCTTAAGGCAGTCAACCTCGTCGGGGTCGAGGCGCTGAGTAATCTGTTCTCGGATCGAGATGAGGTCGCGCCTGTGACCGCTGGTACGTTCGCCGACTTCATCGATCTTCCGCGGCTGTCGACGCTGGTCGATGAGATCGCCAAAACCGGCCATGGTCTCGTCATGATGATGGGCAAGGGAGGTGTCGGCAAAACCACGCTCGCGGCTGCGGTGGCAGTGGCCCTGGCCCAGCGTGGCCTTCCCGTGCATTTGACGACATCCGATCCTGCCGCCCACCTGACCGACACGTTGTCCGGAACGATGGCCAATCTGGACGTCAGCCGTATCGATCCGCAGGCGGAGATCACCCGTTATCGGCAACATGTGCTCGACACCAAAGGCCAGGATCTCGATGCCGAAGGCCGTGCCATGCTGGAAGAAGACTTGCGCTCGCCCTGCACCGAAGAAATCGCGGTGTTCCAAGCGTTCTCACGCATCATCCGCGAGGCCGGCAAGAAATTTGTCGTGATGGATACAGCGCCGACCGGGCACACCCTGCTGCTGCTCGATGCCACTGGAGCCTATCACCGCGACGCGACCCGCCATATCGATTCACATCTGCATCACACGACGCCGATGATGCGACTGCAAGACCCGGCGCGCACCAAGGTGATGATTGTGACCTTGGCGGAAACCACGCCGGTGCTGGAAGCCGCCCATTTACAGGAAGAGCTGCGCCGCGCCGGTATCGAACCCTGGGCCTGGCTGATCAACAACAGCCTGTCCGCAGCGCCGACCTCGTCGCCCCTGCTGAAGCAGCGGGCTTCGTTCGAGCTGGCTCAGATCGAGGCGGTGCGTACCAGGTACGCCACACACATTGCCCTCGTGCCGATGCAGGCCGAGGAGCCCATTGGCATCGAACGGTTGCTCAATCTCGTCGAGCCGCAGCGCGCGCCGGACCTCGCCATCGCGACCCGCACAGCATAG
- a CDS encoding thiamine pyrophosphate-dependent enzyme yields MAWEPHMFKELHQIPREEHVFPGTPLCAGCGGLESLRLASKVLGSHVVYVNAAGCFTNLAAFPFTPLDASWLYTTMGSAPAGAQGVRDALDVLIAKGRLPKEEDLKVVVLGGDGSTYDMALSSTSGAITRKLDFYYFCYDNEAYGNTGVQLSPATPYGARTSTSPCGVQHPAGTTQEKKDIFEIWRAHKPPYMATVSPRFPLDLEEKFARAEEYRGPKLFLAFAACPTGWLFDPAYTPDVARLAVECGLWPLKEAINGTVTHTYIPKRKPVEEYLKLQGRFRHLFEPTRQDEAIRHIQARVDDYWKQVNG; encoded by the coding sequence ATGGCCTGGGAACCGCACATGTTCAAAGAGCTGCATCAGATCCCCCGCGAGGAGCATGTGTTTCCGGGGACGCCGTTGTGCGCCGGCTGCGGCGGGCTGGAGTCCTTGCGGCTCGCGTCCAAAGTGCTCGGCAGCCACGTCGTCTATGTGAATGCGGCCGGCTGCTTCACCAACTTGGCGGCCTTCCCCTTTACACCGCTCGACGCCTCCTGGCTCTACACGACGATGGGGTCTGCGCCGGCCGGCGCACAAGGCGTGCGTGACGCACTCGATGTGTTGATCGCCAAAGGCCGGTTACCGAAAGAAGAGGATCTGAAAGTCGTCGTGTTGGGCGGGGACGGGTCCACTTACGACATGGCGCTCTCATCGACATCCGGAGCCATTACCAGAAAACTGGATTTCTACTATTTCTGTTACGACAACGAAGCCTACGGCAATACGGGCGTCCAACTGAGTCCTGCCACACCCTATGGAGCTCGCACGTCGACGTCGCCCTGTGGGGTGCAACATCCGGCCGGGACGACGCAGGAAAAGAAAGACATCTTTGAAATCTGGCGCGCGCACAAGCCGCCCTATATGGCAACGGTGTCCCCTCGTTTTCCGCTCGATCTCGAAGAGAAGTTTGCGCGCGCAGAGGAATATCGCGGCCCCAAACTCTTCCTGGCCTTCGCGGCCTGTCCCACTGGTTGGTTGTTCGACCCAGCCTATACACCCGATGTGGCGAGGTTGGCAGTGGAGTGCGGGCTCTGGCCGCTCAAAGAAGCGATCAATGGAACAGTCACCCACACCTACATTCCCAAGCGGAAGCCGGTGGAAGAGTATCTGAAATTACAGGGCCGATTCCGGCATCTGTTCGAACCGACCAGGCAGGACGAAGCCATTCGGCACATTCAAGCGCGGGTCGATGATTATTGGAAGCAGGTCAACGGATAA
- a CDS encoding hemerythrin domain-containing protein, whose amino-acid sequence MPERTISSMFDEDHDRLDELFKSFHLLKRMDPAKAQKAFVDFKIGLQRHMVWEEDVLFPLWEKKTGMTEGGPTFVMRQEHREIGECLDAIDRKVQAQNPESDQEEQAFMDMLERHNMTEEEVLYSAIDRATSMDERETVFQAMNKIPEARYKAGSGAKQA is encoded by the coding sequence ATGCCCGAACGCACGATCAGCAGCATGTTCGATGAAGATCATGACCGGCTGGATGAGCTGTTCAAGTCGTTTCATCTGCTGAAACGGATGGATCCCGCCAAAGCTCAAAAGGCATTTGTCGATTTCAAGATCGGGCTCCAGCGGCATATGGTCTGGGAGGAAGACGTGTTGTTTCCGTTGTGGGAGAAAAAAACAGGCATGACCGAAGGAGGCCCCACCTTCGTCATGCGACAGGAACACCGCGAGATCGGAGAATGTTTGGATGCGATCGATCGCAAGGTGCAGGCGCAGAACCCAGAAAGCGATCAGGAAGAACAGGCATTTATGGATATGCTTGAACGGCACAACATGACGGAAGAGGAGGTTCTCTATTCGGCGATCGACAGGGCGACGAGCATGGACGAGCGTGAAACGGTATTTCAGGCTATGAACAAAATTCCGGAAGCGCGCTATAAAGCCGGTTCTGGAGCGAAGCAGGCCTGA
- a CDS encoding c-type cytochrome, whose product MKTGIFTALVTVVSLAIPAWAAERQIMQPRVPVDKLAEARALTSPLPGSPEVVAQGKALYNGKGTCFNCHGKDGSGTGPVAAQLDPSPRNFQHHGFWRHRTEGEIFWVIKHGSIGTSMVGFGDQLTDEEIWSIIQYERSFPGEHGPGMMGHGDGMGSMMGPGGGMGGMEQGGPRGGMGPRGGECCP is encoded by the coding sequence ATGAAGACGGGTATATTCACGGCCTTGGTCACGGTGGTGTCTCTTGCCATCCCTGCCTGGGCTGCGGAGCGACAGATCATGCAGCCACGGGTACCGGTCGACAAACTGGCCGAAGCCCGTGCTCTGACGAGCCCCTTGCCTGGTTCCCCGGAGGTTGTCGCGCAGGGCAAGGCGCTCTACAACGGCAAAGGCACCTGCTTCAACTGTCATGGGAAAGACGGGAGCGGTACTGGGCCGGTGGCGGCCCAGTTGGATCCGTCGCCTCGCAACTTCCAACATCATGGATTCTGGCGCCACCGGACGGAGGGCGAAATCTTCTGGGTGATCAAGCATGGATCGATCGGGACCAGCATGGTGGGATTTGGTGACCAGCTGACGGACGAAGAAATCTGGAGCATCATCCAGTACGAACGCAGTTTTCCCGGCGAACATGGCCCGGGTATGATGGGCCATGGTGACGGCATGGGGTCCATGATGGGGCCGGGCGGCGGCATGGGCGGTATGGAACAGGGTGGACCGAGAGGTGGCATGGGGCCTCGTGGCGGTGAATGTTGTCCCTGA
- a CDS encoding cytochrome c, giving the protein MRRLSYIGLVMLGLVLCGGNLVQAGRQAPNSSATAQADAERGRAVFNGKGVCSYCHGIDGRKDQRPELAADTAALIEQLNPPPSDLRNRKGLRLASDKARFNAIREGHPGTGMFPDTTMTTQELTDTLAYLAVLRQQDSKKTSKP; this is encoded by the coding sequence ATGAGGCGACTATCCTACATCGGGCTTGTCATGCTGGGGCTCGTACTATGCGGCGGAAACCTCGTTCAGGCCGGTCGGCAAGCGCCTAACAGTTCGGCGACGGCTCAAGCTGATGCCGAGCGGGGCCGGGCGGTCTTCAACGGGAAAGGCGTCTGTTCCTACTGCCATGGCATCGATGGGAGGAAGGACCAACGACCGGAGCTCGCAGCCGATACCGCCGCGCTCATCGAGCAACTCAATCCTCCACCATCCGACCTCAGGAATCGGAAGGGGCTCCGATTGGCCAGCGACAAAGCTCGATTCAACGCCATCCGCGAAGGCCATCCCGGCACTGGCATGTTTCCCGACACCACCATGACAACTCAAGAGCTCACAGACACCTTGGCCTATTTGGCCGTACTCAGGCAGCAGGACTCGAAGAAGACCAGTAAGCCGTAG
- a CDS encoding 2-oxoacid:acceptor oxidoreductase family protein yields the protein MRAVRFHGRGGQGAKTASRILGTAAFLEGFVAQDSPIYGAERRGAPVAAFTRIDTLPIKQRGAIVHPDLVVVADASLVQDPAARVLEGIDERTAVFVNSPLIAEQFQAKTSLPGRLTTLDLTDIALQQFGKRGAISALLGAVAGRLVGLQRESIREAIARELADLGLAAAVIERNQTTALQCYDAVPAVPLETGSPRPIVPVLLRTPTYEPPTRGTAGITAGPNSAIRSVAGWRTFRPVLRPDLCNGCWLCFANCPEGAIAIKPDGKPAIYYPHCKGCLDCVEVCPTDALTVERETEAAREA from the coding sequence ATGCGAGCGGTTCGCTTTCATGGCCGGGGCGGGCAGGGTGCGAAGACCGCGAGCCGCATCCTGGGAACGGCTGCGTTCCTGGAAGGGTTCGTGGCGCAGGACTCACCGATTTATGGGGCCGAGCGGCGCGGTGCGCCGGTTGCAGCGTTCACGCGTATCGATACCCTGCCGATCAAGCAGCGTGGGGCCATCGTCCATCCCGATCTTGTCGTGGTTGCCGACGCGTCGCTCGTACAGGATCCCGCCGCCCGCGTGTTGGAGGGTATCGATGAACGAACGGCGGTCTTCGTCAATTCCCCGCTGATCGCCGAACAGTTTCAAGCCAAGACTTCTCTACCGGGTCGCTTGACTACGCTGGATCTGACGGACATCGCCCTGCAGCAGTTTGGAAAGCGCGGCGCGATCAGCGCCCTCCTCGGTGCCGTCGCAGGACGACTCGTCGGGTTGCAGCGGGAATCGATCAGAGAAGCCATTGCGCGGGAGTTGGCGGATCTCGGACTTGCTGCCGCGGTCATCGAGCGGAATCAAACGACCGCACTGCAATGTTACGACGCGGTTCCCGCAGTTCCCCTTGAAACAGGCTCGCCGCGGCCGATCGTCCCGGTGCTGCTTCGAACGCCGACCTACGAACCACCGACCAGAGGAACCGCTGGCATTACGGCAGGCCCCAATTCAGCAATCCGGTCCGTGGCGGGATGGCGCACCTTTCGGCCAGTTCTTCGTCCGGACCTGTGCAACGGATGTTGGCTGTGTTTTGCCAATTGTCCGGAGGGGGCAATCGCGATCAAGCCGGACGGTAAGCCGGCGATCTACTATCCCCACTGCAAGGGCTGCCTCGATTGTGTCGAAGTCTGTCCAACCGATGCCTTGACGGTCGAGAGAGAGACGGAAGCGGCGCGTGAGGCATGA
- a CDS encoding YtxH domain-containing protein, translated as MDNQETKGSVQAVALAFIGGAVAGVVAGLLLAPQSGEDTRRDLKRYARRAEEEVLEKAKEARAALDETIERGKHFLAEKAADVEAAVKAGRETVKEKMDKCCS; from the coding sequence ATGGACAATCAAGAGACAAAAGGTTCAGTCCAGGCCGTTGCGCTGGCCTTCATTGGGGGAGCGGTGGCCGGAGTCGTGGCCGGCCTTCTTCTTGCTCCGCAGTCGGGGGAAGATACGCGACGGGATTTGAAGCGCTATGCCAGGAGGGCCGAGGAGGAGGTCCTGGAGAAGGCGAAGGAGGCGCGTGCCGCCCTTGATGAGACCATCGAACGCGGGAAGCATTTCCTCGCAGAGAAAGCGGCGGATGTCGAAGCGGCGGTCAAGGCAGGACGAGAGACCGTGAAGGAAAAAATGGACAAATGTTGCAGCTGA
- a CDS encoding arsenate reductase ArsC yields the protein MNILFLCTGNSCRSVLAEATFNALAGAEWRAMSAGSHPTGTVHPRSLALLQREGISPEGLHSKSWIGLPAIPDIVITVCGNAAGETCPAYLGPVLRAHWGVEDPAKATGTEAEIDAQFERAYRTLRARIEAFLKLPLERLRQDREQFAVELDRIATLS from the coding sequence GTGAATATCCTGTTCCTCTGTACCGGCAACTCCTGCCGGTCTGTATTGGCCGAGGCTACGTTTAATGCATTGGCAGGCGCTGAGTGGCGTGCCATGAGCGCGGGCAGTCATCCGACCGGCACGGTACATCCGCGATCCCTGGCCTTACTACAGCGCGAAGGCATTTCGCCCGAGGGTTTGCACAGCAAGTCGTGGATCGGCTTGCCTGCCATTCCCGATATCGTCATCACGGTGTGCGGCAACGCAGCCGGTGAGACCTGTCCCGCCTATCTCGGTCCGGTGTTGCGCGCCCACTGGGGCGTGGAGGATCCGGCCAAAGCGACGGGGACCGAGGCCGAAATCGACGCCCAGTTCGAGCGGGCCTATCGCACCCTGCGCGCCCGCATCGAAGCATTCTTGAAACTGCCGCTTGAGCGGCTCAGGCAGGATCGTGAGCAGTTCGCGGTCGAACTAGATCGCATTGCAACGCTGTCATAA
- a CDS encoding TraR/DksA C4-type zinc finger protein, translated as MLLVDDIRKKLLTQRRELFYQVAQTEDELLWLETDVESEVGERGQEESMVRLLDRLDGRAKTEIEEIDRALVKLEAGRYGRCEQCGKDIPQSRLEAVPAAAMCMACAEAGEKQAALRT; from the coding sequence ATGCTACTGGTCGACGATATTCGGAAGAAGCTGCTCACCCAACGGCGCGAGCTGTTTTACCAGGTTGCACAAACGGAAGACGAGCTGCTCTGGCTTGAGACCGATGTCGAGAGCGAAGTGGGGGAGCGGGGGCAGGAAGAGAGTATGGTGCGCCTGCTCGATCGTCTGGATGGACGAGCGAAGACTGAGATCGAAGAGATCGACCGGGCGCTCGTCAAGCTGGAGGCCGGGCGATATGGCCGATGCGAACAGTGCGGAAAGGACATCCCTCAGTCCAGACTGGAAGCCGTTCCTGCGGCGGCCATGTGTATGGCTTGCGCAGAGGCAGGGGAGAAGCAGGCGGCGTTGAGGACATAA
- the ppk2 gene encoding polyphosphate kinase 2 yields the protein MVPREGDGYHPLGSRSVAQGLGRIGESGHALTDDDLRRVNTRKGLLQLLENKAVDIEEVRKTLLYEQELRQLQVELVRLQRWVQSNGERIAILVEGRDAAGKGGTIRRFTEHLNPRAMRVVALPKPSDEERGQWYFQRYIRQLPNKGEIVFFDRSWYNRAVVEPVMGFCTKKEHQRFLQQVPEFEHMLYEDGVTIIKFWFSISKDEQAKRFEARRQNPLKQWKLSPVDEKAQELWDSYTRYKEEMFSKTHATFSPWIIVKANDKQAARLESLRHVLNLLPYKGKEEAPIRLTPDPNVITRFHRKMVELDL from the coding sequence GGGCCATGCCTTGACCGACGACGATCTCAGACGGGTCAACACAAGGAAAGGCCTTCTTCAACTACTCGAGAACAAAGCTGTTGATATCGAGGAAGTCCGCAAGACTTTGCTGTACGAGCAGGAGTTGCGGCAACTACAAGTTGAATTGGTCAGACTGCAACGGTGGGTTCAAAGCAACGGAGAACGGATCGCGATCCTGGTCGAAGGCCGCGATGCAGCCGGGAAGGGTGGCACGATCCGCCGGTTTACCGAGCATCTGAATCCTCGCGCCATGCGGGTAGTCGCGTTGCCGAAACCCTCGGACGAAGAGCGAGGCCAATGGTACTTTCAGCGCTATATTCGCCAGTTGCCCAACAAGGGCGAGATCGTGTTCTTCGACCGCAGTTGGTACAACCGTGCGGTGGTCGAACCGGTAATGGGATTCTGCACCAAGAAGGAACATCAGCGGTTCCTGCAGCAGGTTCCGGAATTCGAACATATGCTCTATGAAGATGGCGTGACCATCATCAAGTTCTGGTTCTCCATCTCCAAGGACGAGCAGGCGAAGCGATTCGAGGCGCGCAGACAGAATCCGCTCAAGCAATGGAAGCTGAGCCCGGTCGATGAAAAGGCGCAGGAGCTGTGGGACTCCTATACCCGCTACAAAGAAGAAATGTTCAGCAAGACACATGCAACGTTCAGTCCATGGATCATCGTCAAAGCTAACGACAAGCAGGCGGCACGATTAGAAAGCCTCCGGCACGTGCTGAATCTGCTCCCGTACAAGGGCAAAGAGGAAGCGCCGATCCGTCTGACACCGGACCCCAATGTGATTACCCGATTCCACCGCAAGATGGTGGAATTGGATTTGTGA
- a CDS encoding DUF2231 domain-containing protein, with amino-acid sequence MHPIHPIVVHFPIALLCASVAFDALASRWPTGGLRETSLYTLLAGVLSAGLAVVTGGMEEDLAERAGAPESVLELHESLGTVTLVVFVALLGLRLAMQWGWLKEIRALTLGLGAIGIVILALTGYWGGELVYTYVIGMKAIMSPVTP; translated from the coding sequence ATGCATCCGATTCATCCGATCGTCGTCCATTTTCCCATTGCGCTGTTGTGCGCCAGCGTCGCATTTGATGCCCTCGCCTCTCGCTGGCCGACCGGAGGTCTTCGGGAGACAAGCCTCTATACCCTGCTAGCCGGTGTCTTGAGCGCAGGGCTGGCAGTGGTGACGGGTGGAATGGAGGAGGATCTGGCCGAGCGGGCCGGTGCGCCGGAATCGGTGCTTGAGTTGCACGAGAGCTTGGGTACGGTCACGCTGGTCGTCTTCGTTGCGCTGTTGGGGTTGCGGCTCGCCATGCAGTGGGGGTGGCTCAAAGAAATCCGTGCTCTGACTCTCGGTCTTGGTGCGATCGGGATTGTCATCCTGGCTCTGACCGGCTATTGGGGCGGCGAGCTCGTCTATACCTACGTAATTGGTATGAAAGCCATCATGTCCCCGGTGACGCCCTAA
- the arsD gene encoding arsenite efflux transporter metallochaperone ArsD yields the protein MTKIDVYDSAMCCSTGVCGVDVDQRLVNFAADVEWAKQQGMTIERFNLGQQPLQFANNARVKGFLQRSGEASLPLILVDGEVALAGRYPNRAELTRWAGVAATPIQNKTEGSCCGGSC from the coding sequence ATGACGAAGATCGACGTGTATGACTCGGCGATGTGCTGCAGTACTGGTGTCTGTGGGGTCGATGTGGATCAGCGATTGGTGAACTTTGCCGCAGATGTCGAGTGGGCGAAGCAGCAAGGCATGACGATCGAACGCTTTAACCTGGGGCAACAACCGTTGCAGTTCGCCAACAACGCCAGGGTCAAAGGTTTTTTACAGCGCTCAGGGGAGGCCTCGCTTCCGCTGATTCTGGTGGACGGAGAAGTGGCCCTGGCCGGGCGGTATCCCAACCGGGCTGAGCTGACGCGCTGGGCGGGCGTAGCCGCTACACCAATCCAGAACAAGACAGAAGGCAGCTGTTGTGGTGGCTCATGCTGA